One part of the Salmo salar chromosome ssa28, Ssal_v3.1, whole genome shotgun sequence genome encodes these proteins:
- the fa36a gene encoding FAM36A isoform X1 yields MDGEEESDKKKGFKVLGILDVQNTPCAREALLHGSGGSLAAGLLHFLATSRVKRSFDIGFAGFMLTTLGSWIYCRITNAQLRMQQRLIQDGIKNKVMYEGTSLDTVSKPKEQEPCPSCP; encoded by the exons ATGGACGGTGAAGAGGAGAGTGACAAAAAGAAG GGTTTCAAGGTGCTGGGTATTCTGGACGTTCAAAACACACCTTGTGCCAGAGAGGCTCTTCTACATGGATCTGGGGGATCCCTGGCTGCTGGCCTTTTGCACTTTTTGGCCACAA GTCGAGTGAAGCGGTCCTTTGACATAGGTTTTGCAGGATTCATGCTTACCACACTGGGATCATG GATCTACTGTAGAATTACCAATGCCCAGCTCCGTATGCAGCAAAGGTTGATCCAGGATGGCATCAAGAACAAGGTCATGTATGAAGGCACGAGTTTGGACACCGTCAGTAAACCAAAAGAGCAGGAGCCTTGCCCTTCATGTCCTTGA
- the fa36a gene encoding FAM36A (The RefSeq protein has 1 frameshift compared to this genomic sequence), with protein sequence MDGEEESDKKKGFKVLGILDVQNTPCAREALLHGSGGSLAAGLLHFLATSRVKRSFDIGFAGFMLTTLGSWIYCRITNAQLRMQQRLIQDGIKNKVMYEGTSLDTVSKPKEQEPLPFMSLK encoded by the exons ATGGACGGTGAAGAGGAGAGTGACAAAAAGAAG GGTTTCAAGGTGCTGGGTATTCTGGACGTTCAAAACACACCTTGTGCCAGAGAGGCTCTTCTACATGGATCTGGGGGATCCCTGGCTGCTGGCCTTTTGCACTTTTTGGCCACAA GTCGAGTGAAGCGGTCCTTTGACATAGGTTTTGCAGGATTCATGCTTACCACACTGGGATCATG GATCTACTGTAGAATTACCAATGCCCAGCTCCGTATGCAGCAAAGGTTGATCCAGGATGGCATCAAGAACAAGGTCATGTATGAAGGCACGAGTTTGGACACCGTCAGTAAACCAAAAGAGCAGGAGCC GCCCTTCATGTCCTTGAAATGA
- the LOC123731427 gene encoding gonadotropin subunit beta-2 — MLGLHVGTLISLFLCILLEPVEGSLMQPCQPINQTVSLEKEGCPTCLVIQTPICSGHCVTKEPVFKSPFSTVYQHVCTYRDVRYETIRLPDCPPWVDHHVTYPVALSCDCSLCNMDTSDCTIESLQPDFCITQRALMDGNMW; from the exons ATGTTAGGTCTTCATGTAGGCACCTTGATCTCCCTGTTCCTGTGTATTCTCCTGGAACCCGTTGAGGGGTCTCTCATGCAGCCCTGTCAGCCCATCAACCAGACTGTGTCTCTGGAGAAGGAAGGCTGCCCAACGTGCTTAGTCATTCAAACCCCTATCTGCAGTGGCCACTGCGTCACCAAG GAGCCGGTTTTCAAGAGCCCATTTTCCACCGTGTACCAGCATGTGTGCACCTACCGGGACGTCCGCTATGAAACGATCCGCCTACCTGACTGTCCCCCTTGGGTGGACCATCATGTCACCTACCCTGTGGCTCTGAGCTGTGACTGCAGCCTCTGTAACATGGACACTTCTGACTGTACCATCGAGAGCCTGCAGCCAGACTTCTGCATTACCCAAAGAGCACTAATGGATGGTAACATGTGGTGA
- the LOC106589685 gene encoding cytochrome c oxidase assembly protein COX20, mitochondrial codes for MDGEEESDKKKGFKVLGILDVQNTPCAREALLHGSGGSLAAGLLHFLATSRVKRSFDIGFAGFMLTTLGSWFYCRITNAQLRMQQRLIQDGIKNKVMYEGTSLDTVSKPKEQEPCPSCP; via the exons ATGGACGGTGAAGAGGAGAGTGACAAAAAGAAG GGTTTCAAGGTGCTGGGTATTCTGGACGTTCAAAACACACCTTGTGCCAGAGAGGCTCTTCTACATGGATCTGGGGGATCCCTGGCTGCTGGCCTTTTGCACTTTTTGGCCACAA GTCGAGTGAAGCGGTCCTTTGACATAGGTTTTGCAGGATTCATGCTTACCACACTGGGATCATG GTTCTACTGTAGAATTACCAATGCCCAGCTCCGTATGCAGCAAAGGTTGATCCAGGATGGCATCAAGAACAAGGTCATGTATGAAGGCACGAGTTTGGACACCGTCAGTAAACCAAAAGAGCAGGAGCCTTGCCCTTCATGTCCTTGA
- the LOC106589671 gene encoding uncharacterized protein, whose translation MLVMPSFVSIVHPDTRVIIALIVAPLCTPSPGFQPSIMRMLLDSGWIKFGPAGRDSLDWVPGSGPSPLPSLDKHAQGDHWNELTPSEDIMSKEDIMSKEFILYVVVATTSLLFISLVGFLVYRRCSTSKLALTNVITLDLEELQDLQDLQDPESSTDFLSSLALHRDQIPSCSSETDMSDGVFLMVYLPTPYEETLTKLARAASIRSSRGVDRSASVRSSRGVDQAEGTRTSRGLNRAATVRNSRDVDPPKIDRSASVRSSRGADRAACINGAKGVDPPAGQGRTDVTRTDGDPVKEHSTD comes from the exons ATGCTTGTCATGCCCTCATTTGTAAGTATTGTACACCCTGACACAAGAGTGATAATCGCTCTGATTGTTGCTCCACTCTGCACTCCAAGCCCAGGCTTTCAGCCCAGCATCATGCGGATGTTACTCGATAGCGGTTGGATAAAGTTCGGGCCAGCGGGCAGAGATAGCCTTGACTGGGTCCCTGGGTCTGGGCCGTCGCCGCTCCCCTCTCTCGACAAACATGCTCAG GGTGACCACTGGAATGAGTTGACCCCCAGTGAGGACATCATGAGCAAAGAGGACATCATGAGCAAagagttcatcctttatgttgtCGTAGCAACAACCTCGCTCCTTTTCATCAGTCTCGTTGGCTTCCTGGTCTACAGGAGATGCTCTACCAGCAAATTGGCTCTGACCAATGTCATCACCCTGGACCTGGAGGAGCTCCAAGATCTGCAGGACCTCCAGGACCCAGAGAGCAGCACTGACTTCCTGTCCTCACTGGCTTTGCACAGAGACCAGATCCCCAGCTGCAGCTCTGAGACAGACATGTCGGACGGAGTCTTCCTCATGGTCTACCTGCCAACACCCTATGAGGAGACCCTCACTAAGTTAGCCCGGGCTGCTAGCATCCGAAGCTCCAGAGGTGTGGATCGATCTGCTAGTGTCCGGAGCTCCAGAGGTGTTGATCAAGCTGAAGGCACTAGAACCTCCAGAGGTTTGAATCGAGCTGCCACTGTCAGAAACTCGAGAGATGTGGATCCCCCTAAGATAGATCGATCTGCCTCCGTCAGAAGCTCCAGAGGTGCGGATCGAGCTGCATGCATCAATGGCGCCAAAGGCGTCGATCCACCTGCTGGTCAAGGGAGAACAGATGTAACCCGGACAGATGGAGACCCAGTGAAGGAACACTCCACGGACTAA
- the lhb gene encoding luteinizing hormone subunit beta precursor, with product MLGLHVGTLISLFLCILLEPVEGSLMQPCQPINQTVSLEKEGCPTCLVIQTPICSGHCVTKEPVFKSPFSTVYQHVCTYRDVRYETIRLPDCPPWVDPHVTYPVALSCDCSLCNMDTSDCTIESLQPDFCITHRALMDGNMW from the exons ATGTTAGGTCTTCATGTAGGCACCTTGATCTCCCTGTTCCTGTGTATTCTCCTGGAACCCGTTGAGGGGTCTCTCATGCAGCCCTGTCAGCCCATCAACCAGACTGTGTCTCTGGAGAAGGAAGGCTGCCCAACGTGCTTAGTCATTCAAACCCCTATCTGCAGTGGCCACTGCGTCACCAAG GAGCCGGTTTTCAAGAGCCCATTTTCCACCGTGTACCAGCATGTGTGCACCTACCGGGACGTCCGCTATGAAACGATCCGCCTACCTGACTGTCCCCCTTGGGTGGACCCTCATGTCACCTACCCTGTGGCTCTGAGCTGTGACTGCAGCCTCTGTAACATGGACACTTCTGACTGTACCATCGAGAGCCTGCAGCCAGACTTCTGCATTACCCATAGAGCACTAATGGATGGTAACATGTGGTGA
- the LOC106589684 gene encoding G-protein coupled receptor 4: MDASLCNNSDDIASNSSLVETIETIVQWTTFSIGFPLICLSIYAMYFLIRADHIAPVYVINLLIADLIQICMRPIILSGSWKLIAKMIEFFGISASIGFMVCVALERYLVIAFPLWYRFRRNIKFSLIVSSIIWVVPFIQISMFSLTPTFEISLILFAVSLLIPFPLLVFFLVGTLKALSVSISVPAVEQRRIIGTLALVLGNYTVLFLPLIIQYVISGVTCQEDVMIGTIFESFSPLVDPLLYVFMRKGAKDTLAFPCFDKLMGDEEQSQVTNTMTMTDSGVEGSR, translated from the coding sequence ATGGACGCAAGCCTCTGCAATAATTCGGATGACATCGCATCAAATAGCAGCCTCGTTGAAACCATTGAAACCATTGTACAGTGGACAACATTCTCCATTGGTTTTCCTCTGATCTGTCTGTCCATTTATGCCATGTACTTCCTGATCAGAGCTGATCACATCGCTCCAGTCTATGTTATCAACCTTCTTATTGCAGATCTCATTCAGATTTGCATGAGGCCAATCATACTGTCTGGTTCCTGGAAATTGATAGCAAAAATGATTGAATTCTTTGGTATCAGTGCAAGCATTGGTTTCATGGTATGTGTTGCTCTCGAGAGATATCTTGTGATTGCATTTCCTCTCTGGTACCGTTTTCGCCGTAACATCAAATTCTCGCTCATAGTGTCCTCCATTATCTGGGTGGTTCCTTTCATCCAAATCTCCATGTTTTCCCTCACACCGACTTTTGAGATTTCACTTATTTTGTTTGCAGTTAGCCTCCTCATACCCTTTCCACTGCTTGTATTCTTCCTTGTGGGCACGTTGAAAGCTCTGTCCGTCTCCATCTCTGTGCCAGCTGTCGAACAGAGACGGATTATTGGTACCCTGGCCCTTGTGCTGGGCAATTACACAGTCCTGTTCCTACCCCTCATCATACAATATGTGATATCAGGGGTAACATGCCAAGAGGATGTGATGATTGGGACAATCTTTGAGAGTTTCAGCCCCCTTGTGGATCCTCTACTCTATGTGTTCATGAGAAAGGGAGCTAAGGACACTCTGGCCTTCCCCTGCTTCGACAAGCTCATGGGTGACGAGGAGCAGAGTCAGGTCACAAACACTATGACCATGACTGATAGTGGAGTAGAAGGCTCCAGGTAG